From Carassius auratus strain Wakin chromosome 10, ASM336829v1, whole genome shotgun sequence, a single genomic window includes:
- the synj1 gene encoding synaptojanin-1 isoform X9, with translation MAFSKGYRIYHKLDPPPYSVIVETRNREECLMFESGAVAVLSAAEKETIKSAYTKMLDAYGILGVLRLNLGDSMLHSLVVVTGCSSVGKVQDSEVFRVTGTDFVSLKNDPSDEDRIADVRKILNSGNFYFAWSSTGVSLDLSLNAHRRIREDTSDNRFFWNQSLHLHLKHYGVNCDDWLLRLMCGGVEIRTIYAGHKQAKACVISRLSSERAGTRFNVRGTNDDGQVANFVETEQVIFLDDKVSSFIQIRGSIPLFWEQPGIQVGSHRVKLSRGFEANAPAFERHFSALRKLYGKQVIINLLGMKEGEHMLSKAFQSHLKASEHANAVRMLNFDYHQMVKGGKTDKLISVLKPQISKFLEECGFFYYSGEAGIQRCQSGTIRSNCLDCLDRTNSVQAFIALEMLPKQLEDMGLTEKPQLVARFQEVFRTMWSTNGDSISKIYAGTGALDGKAKGGKLKDGARSVTRTIQNNFFDSSKQEAIDILRLGSTLNSDLADKARALLTTSSLYVTEPILQSASPRVLLGMCQSHFKYTRPKKIRVCVGTWNVNGGKQFRSIAFRNHTLNDWLLDAPKKAGHPEFQDGKANPVDIFAIGFEEMVELNAGNIVSASTTNQKLWAAELQKNISRDHKYVLLASEQLVGVCLFVFIRPQHAPFIRDVAVDTVKTGMGGATGNKGGVAIRMLFHTTSICFVCSHFAAGQSQVKERNDDYTEIARKLSFPMGRLLFSHDYVFWCGDFNYRINIPNDETKELIRQQNWDALIAGDQLVEQKNAGQVFKGFIEGKLDFAPTYKYDLFSEDYDTSEKCRTPAWTDRVLWKRRKWNFDKTAEELELNVVGAPVNEEDQCPWSPGELKYYSRAELKTSDHRPVVAIIDVDVLEVDPEARHQVYKEVIALQGPPDGTILVSLCTSGPDDYFDDALIDDLLDKFAQFGEVILIRFVEEKMWVTFLEGYSALAALSLSGSTVNGKTIDIRLRSPGWIKSLEEEMSVERICGSIPTSTSSTLLAENSDMGEEYDMEGDVDEEIEDILPQHLQPGAGMDLGASPAPSPHTSPCPSPTYGEPAPPIRPSRAPPRTAGPPQGSPVDGQPAGALFPQGLEPKRPPPPRPNAPPARPAPPQRPPPPSGQKSPALARADAAGRGQATGSAPGGAPRPIPPRAGVISVPPQARPPPPAHPGAPRPIAEVHPGAPRPSPDNHPGAPRPVPEPQSKPSELPLGPPPTLPGPMRPQMTSPMQPQSMSPMQPPVQPQLPPPIQAQLPPPMQPTLPAPLYPQPAPQASAGAAAASQPGLASPKPPPRSRSSHALPPESAPAPAPAFQAKDMNGVQREAQWNLDPFDMFNSQSLFQNSFSASLPRSSSSSTPSPSSSSTLPSSLSLFSAPETSSTPCLLPPPAPSRSKSQETLRSSPNPFLIEAQPRPNSTNPFTGNLLSSPRRSLTPDFYTQQQAQEARSGLNRAMSAVVHSSTLPPSFSRQQSLVPAPAAAPAKQTQKWVTFDDDSDFLSMKVPSAAGTGPLLTPTVSSVPFPQPQSSLPSSGFGINSNWASLPTSSFPTIPPPVPTRTNTSVKKNAHIPFRNEFTES, from the exons ATGGCATTCAGTAAAGGTTATCGTATTTATCATAAGCTGGATCCACCTCCGTACAGTGTGATTGTGGAGACCAGAAATCGAGAGGAATGCCTGATGTTCGAGTCTGGAGCCGTTGCTGTTCTGT CGGCGGCAGAGAAAGAGACAATCAAGTCTGCGTACACCAAGATGCTTGATGCTTATGGGATCCTGGGAGTTCTTCGTCTTAACCTTG GGGATTCTATGCTGCACAGCCTGGTGGTCGTAACGGGCTGCAGTTCAGTGGGAAAGGTCCAGGATTCAGAAGTTTTTCGCGTAACAGGCACTGACTTTGTCTCTCTGAAAAACGACCCCTCGGATGAGGACCGCATCGCTGATGTCAGAAAAATCTTAAACTCTGGGAACTTCTATTTCGCCTGGTCCTCCACCGGAGTGAGTCTGGACCTCAGCTTGAACGCACACCGCAGAATCAGAGAAGACACATCTGATAATCGATTTTTCTG GAATCAGTCCCTCCATCTCCATCTCAAGCATTATGGGGTGAACTGTGATGACTGGCTGCTGAGGTTGATGTGTGGCGGAGTAGAGATCCGCACCATCTACGCTGGGCACAAGCAGGCCAAAGCTTGCGTGATCTCTCGGCTCAGCTCAGAGAGAGCAGGCACGCGTTTCAATGTCCGAGGCACAAATGACGACGGCCAGGTGGCAAACTTTGTAGAGACTGAGCAG GTTATTTTCCTTGATGACAAAGTGTCCTCCTTCATTCAGATCCGAGGGTCAATACCTCTGTTCTGGGAGCAGCCAGGAATTCAG GTCGGCTCTCATCGTGTTAAGCTGTCCCGTGGTTTTGAAGCAAACGCACCGGCTTTTGAGAG ACACTTTAGTGCCCTGAGGAAGCTGTATGGCAAGCAGGTGATCATCAACCTGCTGGGTATGAAGGAGGGTGAACACATGCTCAGCAAAGCATTCCAG AGTCACCTGAAAGCTTCAGAGCATGCAAACGCTGTGAGAATGTTGAACTTTGACTATCATCAGATGGTTAAAGGTGGGAAGACTGACAAGCTCATCAGTGTCCTGAAACCTCAGATCAGCAAGTTTCTGGAGGAATGCGGTTTCTTCTACTACTCAGGAGAGGCGGGCATTCAGAG ATGTCAAAGTGGCACAATTCGTTCCAACTGTCTCGACTGCTTGGACCGAACAAACAGCGTCCAGGCCTTCATTGCACTTGAG ATGCTTCCAAAACAATTGGAAGACATGGGTCTGACTGAGAAACCTCAGCTGGTGGCGCGGTTTCAGGAGGTTTTCCGCACCATGTGGTCCACGAATGGAGACTCGATCAGCAAGATCTACGCAGGCACTGGTGCTCTGGATGGCAAGGCTAAG gGTGGAAAGCTAAAAGACGGAGCTCGCTCGGTCACAAGAACCATTCAGAATAACTTCTTTGACAGCTCTAAACAGGAAGCCATTGATATCCTGAGACTGGGCAGCACCCTGAACAGTGACCTGGCAGATAAGGCACGAGCCCTTCTTACAACCAGCAGCCTGTATG TCACTGAGCCCATTTTACAGTCAG CCTCTCCCAGAGTGCTTCTGGGCATGTGTCAGAGCCACTTCAAGTATACACGTCCCAAAAAGATCAGAGTGTGTGTGGGTACGTGGAATGTGAACGGGGGCAAGCAGTTCCGCAGTATTGCATTTCGTAACCACACGCTCAATGACTGGCTCCTGGACGCCCCTAAGAAGGCCGGCCACCCGGAATTTCAGG ATGGAAAAGCCAACCCAGTGGACATCTTTGCTATTGGCTTTGAGGAAATGGTGGAGCTTAATGCTGGAAATATCGTCAGCGCAAG CACCACTAATCAGAAGCTGTGGGCTGCAGAACTGCAGAAGAACATCTCACGAGATCACAAATATGTGCTGCTGGCCTCAGAGCAGCTGGTGGGTGTCTGTCTGTTCGTCTTCATACGCCCTCAGCATGCGCCATTCATCAG GGACGTTGCTGTGGACACAGTAAAGACTGGAATGGGCGGAGCCACTGGTAATAAAGGGGGTGTGGCTATACGCATGCTCTTCCACACCACCAGCATCTGCTTTGTGTGCTCACACTTTGCCGCTGGCCAATCACAGGTCAAAGAGAGGAACGATGACTACACTGAAATTGCGCGCAAACTGTCCTTCCCCATG ggccGTCTCCTGTTCTCCCATGATTATGTATTCTGGTGTGGAGACTTCAACTACCGAATAAATATTCCTAATGACGAGACAAAGGAGCTGATCAGACAGCAAAATTGGGATGCACTGATTGCTGGAGATCAACTGGTAGAGCAGAAGAATGCTGGACAG gTTTTTAAAGGCTTTATTGAAGGGAAGCTGGATTTTGCCCCCACTTACAAATACGACCTGTTTTCGGAGGACTACGACACCAGTGAGAAGTGCCGCACACCAGCCTGGACTGACCGTGTGCTGTGGAAGAGAAGGAAGTGGAACTTTGATAAAACTG CGGAAGAGTTGGAGTTGAATGTCGTAGGAGCCCCAGTGAATGAGGAAGATCAGTGCCCATGGAGCCCTGGAGAGCTCAAATATTATAGCAGAGCAGAGCTCAAAACCTCTGATCACAG GCCTGTGGTGGCTATCATAGATGTGGACGTACTTGAGGTGGATCCAGAGGCCAGACACCAGGTGTATAAGGAAGTGATCGCCCTGCAGGGTCCACCAGATGGCACCATCCTCGTCTCGCTCTGCACGTCTGGTCCTgatgactactttgatgatgcaCTGATAGATGACCTGTTGGACAAGTTTGCTCAGTTTGGCGAGGTTATTCTTATCAG gTTTGTTGAAGAGAAAATGTGGGTGACATTTTTGGAGGGGTATTCTGCTCTAGCAGCTCTATCTTTGAGCGGCTCTACC GTGAATGGTAAGACCATAGACATCCGTCTGAGGAGTCCAGGATGGATAAAGAGTCTAGAGGAGGAAATGAGTGTGGAGAGAATCTGCGGCAGCATCCCAACATCCACCAGCTCCACCCTGCTGGCAGAAAACTCTGACATGGGAGAAGAGTATGACATGGAAG GTGATGTGGATGAGGAGATTGAGGATATTTTACCCCAGCACCTGCAGCCTGGAGCAGGCATGGATCTAGGCGCGTCCCCTGCCCCATCCCCACACACCAGCCCCTGCCCCTCTCCTACCTACGGAGAACCTGCACCCCCCATCCGGCCCAGCAGAGCCCCTCCACGCACAGCTGGACCACCTCAGG GTTCTCCTGTTGATGGTCAGCCAGCTGGAGCTCTCTTTCCACAGGGACTAGAGCCAAAACGTCCCCCTCCTCCACGGCCCAACGCCCCACCGGCCCGGCCCGCACCTCCGCAGCGCCCACCCCCACCCTCAG GACAAAAAAGCCCAGCGTTAGCACGTGCAGATGCAGCTG GTCGAGGTCAAGCCACCGGATCAGCCCCTGGAGGCGCCCCACGGCCG ATCCCACCTCGAGCAGGAGTCATCAGCGTCCCTCCTCAGGCTagacctcctcctcctgctcATCCTGGGGCCCCCAGACCCATAGCAGAGGTGCATCCTGGAGCCCCACGGCCCTCACCTGATAATCACCCTGGAGCTCCAAGACCCGTTCCTGAGCCCCAAAGCAAACCGTCTGAACTCCCTCTGG GTCCACCCCCCACACTGCCAGGTCCCATGAGGCCTCAGATGACATCACCCATGCAGCCCCAGTCCATGTCGCCAATGCAGCCTCCAGTCCAACCTCAACTGCCCCCACCCATACAAGCCCAGCTGCCTCCACCAATGCAGCCCACCTTACCTGCCCCGCTGTACCCTCAGCCTGCTCCTCAAGCATCTGCTGGAGCCGCTGCCGCCTCTCAGCCCGGACTGGCATCTCCCAAGCCTCCACCCCGGAGCCGGTCCTCTCACGCACTGCCACCTGagtctgctcctgctcctgctcctgcatTTCAG gccAAGGACATGAATGGAGTCCAAAGAGAAGCACAATGGAATCTAGACCCCTTCGACATGTTTAACTCCCAGTCCCTCTTCCAAAATTCATTCTCCGCTTCTCTCCCTcgctcctcttcctcatccaccccctccccttcttcttcctccacGTTACCCAGCTCCCTCTCCCTGTTCTCAGCTCCGGAGACCAGCAGCACTCCATGTCTCCTGCCTCCCCCTGCTCCCTCCCGCAGCAAGTCCCAGGAGACCCTCCGTTCATCCCCCAACCCGTTCCTCATAGAAGCCCAACCCAGACCCAACAGCACCAATCCTTTCACTGGCAACTTGTTGTCCTCCCCACGCCGATCGCTCACGCCTGATTTTTACACCCAGCAGCAGGCCCAAGAGGCCAGGTCGGGCCTAAACAGGGCCATGTCAGCTGTGGTTCACAGTTCAACTCTTCCACCATCATTCTCCAGACAACAATCCTTAGTTCCTGCTCCAGCAGCAGCCCCAGCCAAACAAACCCAAAAGTGGGTCACATTCGATGACGATTCAGATTTCCTTTCAATGAAGGTTCCATCCGCAGCTGGGACCGGCCCGCTGCTTACACCCACAGTCTCATCCGTTCCCTTCCCTCAACCCCAGAGCAGCCTCCCCAGCTCAGGCTTTGGCATAAACAGCAACTGGGCGTCGCTTCCCACGTCCTCGTTTCCCACAATCCCTCCTCCGGTCCCTACCAGGACTAATACCAGCGTTAAAAAAAATGCCCACATCCCTTTCAGAAACGAATTCACAGAGAGTTGA
- the synj1 gene encoding synaptojanin-1 isoform X5 yields the protein MAFSKGYRIYHKLDPPPYSVIVETRNREECLMFESGAVAVLSAAEKETIKSAYTKMLDAYGILGVLRLNLGDSMLHSLVVVTGCSSVGKVQDSEVFRVTGTDFVSLKNDPSDEDRIADVRKILNSGNFYFAWSSTGVSLDLSLNAHRRIREDTSDNRFFWNQSLHLHLKHYGVNCDDWLLRLMCGGVEIRTIYAGHKQAKACVISRLSSERAGTRFNVRGTNDDGQVANFVETEQVIFLDDKVSSFIQIRGSIPLFWEQPGIQVGSHRVKLSRGFEANAPAFERHFSALRKLYGKQVIINLLGMKEGEHMLSKAFQSHLKASEHANAVRMLNFDYHQMVKGGKTDKLISVLKPQISKFLEECGFFYYSGEAGIQRCQSGTIRSNCLDCLDRTNSVQAFIALEMLPKQLEDMGLTEKPQLVARFQEVFRTMWSTNGDSISKIYAGTGALDGKAKGGKLKDGARSVTRTIQNNFFDSSKQEAIDILRLGSTLNSDLADKARALLTTSSLYVTEPILQSASPRVLLGMCQSHFKYTRPKKIRVCVGTWNVNGGKQFRSIAFRNHTLNDWLLDAPKKAGHPEFQDGKANPVDIFAIGFEEMVELNAGNIVSASTTNQKLWAAELQKNISRDHKYVLLASEQLVGVCLFVFIRPQHAPFIRDVAVDTVKTGMGGATGNKGGVAIRMLFHTTSICFVCSHFAAGQSQVKERNDDYTEIARKLSFPMGRLLFSHDYVFWCGDFNYRINIPNDETKELIRQQNWDALIAGDQLVEQKNAGQVFKGFIEGKLDFAPTYKYDLFSEDYDTSEKCRTPAWTDRVLWKRRKWNFDKTAEELELNVVGAPVNEEDQCPWSPGELKYYSRAELKTSDHRPVVAIIDVDVLEVDPEARHQVYKEVIALQGPPDGTILVSLCTSGPDDYFDDALIDDLLDKFAQFGEVILIRFVEEKMWVTFLEGYSALAALSLSGSTVNGKTIDIRLRSPGWIKSLEEEMSVERICGSIPTSTSSTLLAENSDMGEEYDMEGDVDEEIEDILPQHLQPGAGMDLGASPAPSPHTSPCPSPTYGEPAPPIRPSRAPPRTAGPPQGGLSPAAIRRELAGSPVDGQPAGALFPQGLEPKRPPPPRPNAPPARPAPPQRPPPPSGGRSPAPVRKGSAGFAEPLDLEFDVTDYEGRGQATGSAPGGAPRPIPPRAGVISVPPQARPPPPAHPGAPRPIAEVHPGAPRPSPDNHPGAPRPVPEPQSKPSELPLGPPPTLPGPMRPQMTSPMQPQSMSPMQPPVQPQLPPPIQAQLPPPMQPTLPAPLYPQPAPQASAGAAAASQPGLASPKPPPRSRSSHALPPESAPAPAPAFQAKDMNGVQREAQWNLDPFDMFNSQSLFQNSFSASLPRSSSSSTPSPSSSSTLPSSLSLFSAPETSSTPCLLPPPAPSRSKSQETLRSSPNPFLIEAQPRPNSTNPFTGNLLSSPRRSLTPDFYTQQQAQEARSGLNRAMSAVVHSSTLPPSFSRQQSLVPAPAAAPAKQTQKWVTFDDDSDFLSMKVPSAAGTGPLLTPTVSSVPFPQPQSSLPSSGFGINSNWASLPTSSFPTIPPPVPTRTNTSVKKNAHIPFRNEFTES from the exons ATGGCATTCAGTAAAGGTTATCGTATTTATCATAAGCTGGATCCACCTCCGTACAGTGTGATTGTGGAGACCAGAAATCGAGAGGAATGCCTGATGTTCGAGTCTGGAGCCGTTGCTGTTCTGT CGGCGGCAGAGAAAGAGACAATCAAGTCTGCGTACACCAAGATGCTTGATGCTTATGGGATCCTGGGAGTTCTTCGTCTTAACCTTG GGGATTCTATGCTGCACAGCCTGGTGGTCGTAACGGGCTGCAGTTCAGTGGGAAAGGTCCAGGATTCAGAAGTTTTTCGCGTAACAGGCACTGACTTTGTCTCTCTGAAAAACGACCCCTCGGATGAGGACCGCATCGCTGATGTCAGAAAAATCTTAAACTCTGGGAACTTCTATTTCGCCTGGTCCTCCACCGGAGTGAGTCTGGACCTCAGCTTGAACGCACACCGCAGAATCAGAGAAGACACATCTGATAATCGATTTTTCTG GAATCAGTCCCTCCATCTCCATCTCAAGCATTATGGGGTGAACTGTGATGACTGGCTGCTGAGGTTGATGTGTGGCGGAGTAGAGATCCGCACCATCTACGCTGGGCACAAGCAGGCCAAAGCTTGCGTGATCTCTCGGCTCAGCTCAGAGAGAGCAGGCACGCGTTTCAATGTCCGAGGCACAAATGACGACGGCCAGGTGGCAAACTTTGTAGAGACTGAGCAG GTTATTTTCCTTGATGACAAAGTGTCCTCCTTCATTCAGATCCGAGGGTCAATACCTCTGTTCTGGGAGCAGCCAGGAATTCAG GTCGGCTCTCATCGTGTTAAGCTGTCCCGTGGTTTTGAAGCAAACGCACCGGCTTTTGAGAG ACACTTTAGTGCCCTGAGGAAGCTGTATGGCAAGCAGGTGATCATCAACCTGCTGGGTATGAAGGAGGGTGAACACATGCTCAGCAAAGCATTCCAG AGTCACCTGAAAGCTTCAGAGCATGCAAACGCTGTGAGAATGTTGAACTTTGACTATCATCAGATGGTTAAAGGTGGGAAGACTGACAAGCTCATCAGTGTCCTGAAACCTCAGATCAGCAAGTTTCTGGAGGAATGCGGTTTCTTCTACTACTCAGGAGAGGCGGGCATTCAGAG ATGTCAAAGTGGCACAATTCGTTCCAACTGTCTCGACTGCTTGGACCGAACAAACAGCGTCCAGGCCTTCATTGCACTTGAG ATGCTTCCAAAACAATTGGAAGACATGGGTCTGACTGAGAAACCTCAGCTGGTGGCGCGGTTTCAGGAGGTTTTCCGCACCATGTGGTCCACGAATGGAGACTCGATCAGCAAGATCTACGCAGGCACTGGTGCTCTGGATGGCAAGGCTAAG gGTGGAAAGCTAAAAGACGGAGCTCGCTCGGTCACAAGAACCATTCAGAATAACTTCTTTGACAGCTCTAAACAGGAAGCCATTGATATCCTGAGACTGGGCAGCACCCTGAACAGTGACCTGGCAGATAAGGCACGAGCCCTTCTTACAACCAGCAGCCTGTATG TCACTGAGCCCATTTTACAGTCAG CCTCTCCCAGAGTGCTTCTGGGCATGTGTCAGAGCCACTTCAAGTATACACGTCCCAAAAAGATCAGAGTGTGTGTGGGTACGTGGAATGTGAACGGGGGCAAGCAGTTCCGCAGTATTGCATTTCGTAACCACACGCTCAATGACTGGCTCCTGGACGCCCCTAAGAAGGCCGGCCACCCGGAATTTCAGG ATGGAAAAGCCAACCCAGTGGACATCTTTGCTATTGGCTTTGAGGAAATGGTGGAGCTTAATGCTGGAAATATCGTCAGCGCAAG CACCACTAATCAGAAGCTGTGGGCTGCAGAACTGCAGAAGAACATCTCACGAGATCACAAATATGTGCTGCTGGCCTCAGAGCAGCTGGTGGGTGTCTGTCTGTTCGTCTTCATACGCCCTCAGCATGCGCCATTCATCAG GGACGTTGCTGTGGACACAGTAAAGACTGGAATGGGCGGAGCCACTGGTAATAAAGGGGGTGTGGCTATACGCATGCTCTTCCACACCACCAGCATCTGCTTTGTGTGCTCACACTTTGCCGCTGGCCAATCACAGGTCAAAGAGAGGAACGATGACTACACTGAAATTGCGCGCAAACTGTCCTTCCCCATG ggccGTCTCCTGTTCTCCCATGATTATGTATTCTGGTGTGGAGACTTCAACTACCGAATAAATATTCCTAATGACGAGACAAAGGAGCTGATCAGACAGCAAAATTGGGATGCACTGATTGCTGGAGATCAACTGGTAGAGCAGAAGAATGCTGGACAG gTTTTTAAAGGCTTTATTGAAGGGAAGCTGGATTTTGCCCCCACTTACAAATACGACCTGTTTTCGGAGGACTACGACACCAGTGAGAAGTGCCGCACACCAGCCTGGACTGACCGTGTGCTGTGGAAGAGAAGGAAGTGGAACTTTGATAAAACTG CGGAAGAGTTGGAGTTGAATGTCGTAGGAGCCCCAGTGAATGAGGAAGATCAGTGCCCATGGAGCCCTGGAGAGCTCAAATATTATAGCAGAGCAGAGCTCAAAACCTCTGATCACAG GCCTGTGGTGGCTATCATAGATGTGGACGTACTTGAGGTGGATCCAGAGGCCAGACACCAGGTGTATAAGGAAGTGATCGCCCTGCAGGGTCCACCAGATGGCACCATCCTCGTCTCGCTCTGCACGTCTGGTCCTgatgactactttgatgatgcaCTGATAGATGACCTGTTGGACAAGTTTGCTCAGTTTGGCGAGGTTATTCTTATCAG gTTTGTTGAAGAGAAAATGTGGGTGACATTTTTGGAGGGGTATTCTGCTCTAGCAGCTCTATCTTTGAGCGGCTCTACC GTGAATGGTAAGACCATAGACATCCGTCTGAGGAGTCCAGGATGGATAAAGAGTCTAGAGGAGGAAATGAGTGTGGAGAGAATCTGCGGCAGCATCCCAACATCCACCAGCTCCACCCTGCTGGCAGAAAACTCTGACATGGGAGAAGAGTATGACATGGAAG GTGATGTGGATGAGGAGATTGAGGATATTTTACCCCAGCACCTGCAGCCTGGAGCAGGCATGGATCTAGGCGCGTCCCCTGCCCCATCCCCACACACCAGCCCCTGCCCCTCTCCTACCTACGGAGAACCTGCACCCCCCATCCGGCCCAGCAGAGCCCCTCCACGCACAGCTGGACCACCTCAGG GAGGATTAAGCCCAGCAGCCATTAGAAGGGAACTGGCAG GTTCTCCTGTTGATGGTCAGCCAGCTGGAGCTCTCTTTCCACAGGGACTAGAGCCAAAACGTCCCCCTCCTCCACGGCCCAACGCCCCACCGGCCCGGCCCGCACCTCCGCAGCGCCCACCCCCACCCTCAG GAGGCAGAAGTCCCGCACCTGTTAGGAAAGGTTCAGCAG gctTTGCTGAGCCTCTCGATCTAGAGTTTGATGTGACTGATTATGAAG GTCGAGGTCAAGCCACCGGATCAGCCCCTGGAGGCGCCCCACGGCCG ATCCCACCTCGAGCAGGAGTCATCAGCGTCCCTCCTCAGGCTagacctcctcctcctgctcATCCTGGGGCCCCCAGACCCATAGCAGAGGTGCATCCTGGAGCCCCACGGCCCTCACCTGATAATCACCCTGGAGCTCCAAGACCCGTTCCTGAGCCCCAAAGCAAACCGTCTGAACTCCCTCTGG GTCCACCCCCCACACTGCCAGGTCCCATGAGGCCTCAGATGACATCACCCATGCAGCCCCAGTCCATGTCGCCAATGCAGCCTCCAGTCCAACCTCAACTGCCCCCACCCATACAAGCCCAGCTGCCTCCACCAATGCAGCCCACCTTACCTGCCCCGCTGTACCCTCAGCCTGCTCCTCAAGCATCTGCTGGAGCCGCTGCCGCCTCTCAGCCCGGACTGGCATCTCCCAAGCCTCCACCCCGGAGCCGGTCCTCTCACGCACTGCCACCTGagtctgctcctgctcctgctcctgcatTTCAG gccAAGGACATGAATGGAGTCCAAAGAGAAGCACAATGGAATCTAGACCCCTTCGACATGTTTAACTCCCAGTCCCTCTTCCAAAATTCATTCTCCGCTTCTCTCCCTcgctcctcttcctcatccaccccctccccttcttcttcctccacGTTACCCAGCTCCCTCTCCCTGTTCTCAGCTCCGGAGACCAGCAGCACTCCATGTCTCCTGCCTCCCCCTGCTCCCTCCCGCAGCAAGTCCCAGGAGACCCTCCGTTCATCCCCCAACCCGTTCCTCATAGAAGCCCAACCCAGACCCAACAGCACCAATCCTTTCACTGGCAACTTGTTGTCCTCCCCACGCCGATCGCTCACGCCTGATTTTTACACCCAGCAGCAGGCCCAAGAGGCCAGGTCGGGCCTAAACAGGGCCATGTCAGCTGTGGTTCACAGTTCAACTCTTCCACCATCATTCTCCAGACAACAATCCTTAGTTCCTGCTCCAGCAGCAGCCCCAGCCAAACAAACCCAAAAGTGGGTCACATTCGATGACGATTCAGATTTCCTTTCAATGAAGGTTCCATCCGCAGCTGGGACCGGCCCGCTGCTTACACCCACAGTCTCATCCGTTCCCTTCCCTCAACCCCAGAGCAGCCTCCCCAGCTCAGGCTTTGGCATAAACAGCAACTGGGCGTCGCTTCCCACGTCCTCGTTTCCCACAATCCCTCCTCCGGTCCCTACCAGGACTAATACCAGCGTTAAAAAAAATGCCCACATCCCTTTCAGAAACGAATTCACAGAGAGTTGA